Proteins from one Prevotella sp. E2-28 genomic window:
- a CDS encoding OmpP1/FadL family transporter, whose protein sequence is MKTKAILAGFLLAATTATAGGILTNTNQSIDFLRNPARDAAIGLDGVYSNPAGVAFLPEGFHLGINWQYAHQTRTITSTNPVLALGKKNNGADTKIYEGVADAPFIPSLQAAWNKNNWSLQFNFSVPGGGGACEYADGLGSFESTVGAIANQLKPLGATGYDMDGYMQGRQYYFGFQLGSAYKVNDNLAVYGGLRVLYGTATYKAKISNIMVNTGGGYVDFGTFLDNSIATVDAGLDKVAAGMAQYEAANATAAPEYAALVAQQTQLKGTKTSLNSLQKYSEGVNLLCNQSSVGIAPVLGVDYKIGKFNFAAKYEFKTEIHMKNESTVNQASEIAAVNKFRDGEEIPEDQPAQLAIGAMWSPLDMVRVNAGWHHYFDKSTTWYNNSQDLLDHDTNEFLLGAEWDINDRVTISLGGQLTRYGLTDQYMNDMSFVVNSYSIGFGTNYKANDHVTLKAGYFQTNYTNYDCVSSQSPLIKDSFTRTNYVLGLGCEVTL, encoded by the coding sequence ATGAAAACAAAAGCAATTCTCGCCGGCTTCCTGCTGGCAGCAACCACAGCCACAGCTGGTGGTATCTTAACCAACACAAACCAGAGTATTGACTTCTTGCGCAATCCTGCGCGTGATGCAGCCATTGGTCTTGATGGTGTTTACAGTAACCCTGCTGGTGTGGCTTTCCTGCCCGAGGGTTTCCATTTAGGTATCAACTGGCAGTATGCTCACCAGACACGTACGATTACTTCTACCAACCCCGTTCTGGCATTGGGTAAGAAAAACAATGGTGCTGATACTAAGATTTACGAAGGTGTAGCTGATGCACCGTTTATTCCTTCACTTCAGGCCGCTTGGAACAAGAATAACTGGAGTCTGCAGTTCAACTTCTCCGTGCCTGGTGGCGGCGGTGCTTGTGAATATGCCGATGGTCTGGGCTCTTTCGAGAGCACGGTAGGTGCCATTGCCAATCAGTTGAAGCCCCTCGGTGCTACTGGTTATGATATGGATGGTTATATGCAGGGCCGTCAGTATTACTTCGGATTCCAGTTGGGTTCAGCCTATAAAGTGAATGATAATCTGGCTGTATATGGTGGTCTGCGCGTTCTTTATGGTACAGCTACTTATAAGGCAAAGATTAGCAATATCATGGTGAATACGGGTGGTGGCTATGTTGATTTCGGCACTTTCCTTGACAATTCTATCGCCACTGTTGATGCTGGCCTTGATAAGGTAGCTGCAGGTATGGCTCAGTATGAAGCAGCTAATGCAACTGCTGCACCTGAGTATGCTGCACTTGTTGCGCAACAGACTCAACTGAAGGGTACAAAGACCAGCCTGAACTCTTTGCAGAAATATTCTGAGGGTGTGAACCTGCTGTGTAACCAGTCAAGCGTAGGTATCGCTCCTGTCCTTGGTGTTGACTATAAGATTGGTAAGTTCAACTTTGCCGCTAAGTACGAGTTCAAGACCGAGATTCACATGAAGAACGAGTCAACAGTGAATCAGGCCAGCGAAATTGCTGCGGTAAATAAGTTCCGTGATGGTGAAGAGATTCCTGAGGACCAGCCCGCTCAGTTGGCTATCGGCGCCATGTGGAGTCCTTTGGATATGGTTCGTGTGAATGCTGGTTGGCATCACTATTTCGACAAGAGCACTACTTGGTATAACAATTCTCAGGATCTCTTGGATCATGATACTAACGAGTTCCTGTTGGGTGCTGAGTGGGATATTAACGACCGTGTAACGATTTCTCTGGGTGGTCAGCTGACCCGCTACGGACTCACTGATCAGTACATGAATGATATGTCGTTCGTGGTTAATAGCTACAGTATCGGCTTTGGTACGAACTACAAGGCTAACGACCACGTGACACTGAAGGCTGGTTATTTCCAGACCAACTATACAAACTATGATTGTGTAAGCTCGCAGAGCCCGCTAATAAAGGATTCATTCACCCGTACCAACTATGTGCTGGGTCTGGGTTGTGAGGTAACACTCTAA
- a CDS encoding RDD family protein, with product MITGQYVKIQPTVASVGDRIFAQLIDWGMLLAYLTMIISVGVEGNIQNEWFWIISIGLIPLFYTLVLEIFNEGQSIGKMVMKMQVVKLDGSRPTLGAYLMRWLLFIVDGPLTSYMGLIVMVLTRNNQRLGDLAAGTIVIKKQKYKKIQISLDEYDYLMKNYTPRYPQAADLSLEQIEIITRTISINQKDFALRVAKLANKVREKLNIERKETDDTAFLHRIVRDYQYYALEEI from the coding sequence ATGATTACAGGTCAGTACGTAAAAATACAGCCAACAGTAGCCAGTGTAGGAGACCGCATCTTTGCGCAGCTCATTGACTGGGGAATGCTACTCGCCTATCTGACTATGATTATTTCGGTAGGTGTAGAAGGCAATATCCAAAACGAATGGTTCTGGATCATATCTATCGGACTGATACCACTCTTCTATACCTTAGTATTGGAAATCTTTAATGAGGGCCAATCTATAGGAAAGATGGTTATGAAGATGCAGGTGGTGAAACTTGACGGCTCGCGCCCCACACTAGGTGCCTACCTGATGCGCTGGCTACTATTCATAGTTGACGGTCCACTAACGAGTTACATGGGACTTATTGTCATGGTCCTGACACGTAACAACCAACGATTGGGAGACTTGGCTGCCGGCACCATCGTCATCAAGAAACAGAAGTATAAGAAGATACAGATTAGTCTGGACGAGTATGACTATCTGATGAAGAATTATACGCCACGTTATCCACAGGCAGCCGACCTGTCGCTAGAACAGATTGAGATTATTACACGCACCATCTCCATCAACCAAAAAGACTTCGCACTTCGCGTAGCGAAACTGGCCAACAAGGTGCGTGAGAAGTTGAATATTGAGAGAAAAGAAACGGACGATACAGCTTTTCTTCACCGCATCGTCCGTGACTATCAATATTATGCTTTAGAGGAGATTTAA
- a CDS encoding stage II sporulation protein M: MKEVTFIRQNLEKWRSYETVAESPALSTPDEMADAYIDVTSDLAFSQTHYPQSRITLYLNNLASAIHNNIYRNKRERWSRIITFWTQEVPQIMWEARRELRLSFIIFLVSTLIGIISQLIDPEFSRLILGNRYVEMTLENIENGNPMGVYGGDPEGLMFIGITTNNIKVSFMAFVSGLLTSFCTGFVLLQNGIMLGAFQTFFAQHGLLWESALAIWLHGTIEISAIIVAGAAGIAMGNGWLFPGTYSRLYSFRRGAMRGLKIVIGTVPLFCVAGFIESFLTRHTEWPDVARLTIILLSAAFIIYYYVILPYLRNKSQNSNLNPKTSKNYASRVSQN; the protein is encoded by the coding sequence ATGAAGGAAGTCACATTTATCAGGCAGAATCTGGAGAAATGGCGCAGTTACGAGACTGTGGCTGAGAGTCCTGCGCTCTCTACACCCGATGAGATGGCTGATGCTTATATTGATGTCACTTCCGACTTGGCTTTCTCTCAGACTCATTATCCTCAGTCGCGTATCACCCTTTATCTGAATAACCTGGCATCGGCTATTCATAACAATATCTATCGTAATAAGCGGGAACGGTGGTCGCGTATCATTACCTTCTGGACGCAGGAGGTGCCGCAGATTATGTGGGAGGCGCGTCGTGAACTGCGTCTGTCGTTCATCATTTTCCTGGTCAGCACGCTCATTGGTATCATATCCCAACTGATAGACCCTGAGTTCTCGCGTTTGATTCTAGGCAACCGCTATGTAGAGATGACGCTTGAAAATATAGAGAATGGCAATCCTATGGGCGTCTATGGCGGTGACCCCGAGGGGCTGATGTTCATTGGTATTACCACGAATAATATAAAGGTGTCGTTTATGGCGTTCGTATCAGGCTTGCTCACCAGTTTTTGTACGGGTTTCGTACTGCTTCAGAATGGTATCATGCTTGGCGCCTTCCAGACGTTCTTTGCCCAGCACGGTCTTCTGTGGGAGTCGGCACTGGCAATCTGGTTGCATGGCACCATTGAGATTTCTGCTATTATCGTGGCAGGTGCAGCCGGTATAGCTATGGGCAACGGCTGGCTGTTTCCTGGCACCTATTCCCGTCTTTACTCATTCCGACGAGGTGCCATGCGCGGCCTGAAAATCGTGATAGGCACCGTGCCGCTGTTCTGTGTGGCAGGCTTTATCGAGAGTTTTCTCACGCGCCATACGGAGTGGCCCGATGTTGCGCGTTTGACAATCATTCTCCTTTCCGCTGCTTTTATCATTTATTATTATGTTATATTACCCTATTTAAGGAATAAATCTCAAAATTCAAACCTCAACCCCAAAACCTCCAAAAACTATGCAAGTAGAGTATCCCAAAATTGA
- a CDS encoding DUF4129 domain-containing protein, which translates to MPTDTLQLNQELLTALQSDPQYNYDSELAGGSESLLEWLRRVIIEWINNQFDVVLEDDVVNYILIGMGALLVLFLAYLYWRFRPKLFVRGGNEDDIPYDVQEDTIYGVDFEADIAKALRDNDYRQAVRLIYLQTLLHLQNASLIDWQPSKTPVQYMRQVNNPAFTTMSHHFVRVRYGNFEASKELFDEMKELQSALSPLTSHPSPLVPHE; encoded by the coding sequence ATGCCTACAGATACCCTTCAGCTCAATCAAGAACTCCTGACAGCTTTACAGTCTGACCCGCAGTACAACTACGACAGCGAACTTGCTGGCGGTAGCGAGAGTCTGCTGGAGTGGCTTCGCCGTGTCATCATCGAGTGGATAAATAATCAGTTCGATGTTGTTTTGGAGGATGATGTAGTTAACTATATCCTCATAGGTATGGGCGCGTTGTTGGTGCTGTTTCTGGCATACCTCTACTGGCGCTTCCGTCCAAAACTCTTTGTGCGTGGTGGTAACGAGGACGATATCCCCTACGATGTGCAGGAGGATACCATCTATGGCGTTGATTTCGAAGCCGATATCGCCAAGGCCCTGCGCGACAATGACTATCGCCAGGCCGTACGCCTCATTTACCTGCAGACCCTGTTGCATCTTCAGAATGCATCGCTCATTGACTGGCAGCCCTCAAAGACCCCCGTTCAGTATATGCGTCAGGTAAACAATCCTGCCTTTACCACCATGTCGCACCATTTTGTGCGTGTGCGCTACGGTAACTTTGAGGCCTCTAAGGAACTCTTTGACGAGATGAAGGAGTTGCAGTCGGCTCTCTCACCTCTTACCTCTCACCCCTCACCTCTTGTACCTCATGAGTAA
- a CDS encoding DUF4350 domain-containing protein: MSNRTKFIIGILLLLGIVFAIEYRTTRKFVWIPTYSHTDAQPFGCMLFDSVMQASMPHGYTVTKKTIWQLKRDSVFKKPQSLLIATEDDFDKHEVAEILGLVERGHTVLLATSSLYSIVDTLQIDYDYNSRFDFSKISGKNIQKSNLWLSPDSAGYRRRSMYVPVYSQMINYTLETNDSVACDPLVSLLIYNNETNEMEHFPVALSFKRGKGELILVSAPLLMTNYMTVTGQGHLLQARLMDRLKAHPVIRMESYVDQVAQTESSSFYVFLKQPPLRWALYLTLLAVLLFCIFTARRRQRVIPVVQKPQNMNLEFVRLIGSLYWQQHDNAGLLSKKLAYATEEIRRQNVAISAEDTELLAEIREYAYGGYDIPDKTLKYYINELNRILQSL, encoded by the coding sequence ATGAGTAATCGCACGAAGTTTATCATAGGCATCCTCTTACTCCTTGGTATCGTCTTTGCCATTGAGTATCGCACTACGCGGAAGTTCGTGTGGATACCTACGTATAGTCATACTGATGCCCAGCCCTTCGGCTGTATGCTTTTCGATAGTGTGATGCAAGCCTCCATGCCTCATGGTTATACGGTCACAAAGAAGACTATCTGGCAACTCAAACGCGATAGCGTCTTTAAGAAGCCCCAATCTTTGTTGATAGCTACCGAAGACGATTTTGACAAGCATGAAGTAGCAGAAATCCTAGGTTTGGTGGAAAGAGGTCATACCGTACTGCTTGCTACCAGTTCTTTGTATAGTATAGTCGATACGCTTCAGATAGACTACGATTATAACAGCCGCTTTGATTTCTCCAAGATTTCTGGTAAGAATATCCAGAAGTCTAACTTGTGGTTATCACCTGATTCTGCAGGCTATCGCCGTCGTTCCATGTATGTTCCAGTTTATTCTCAGATGATAAACTACACGTTGGAAACCAACGATAGTGTGGCTTGTGATCCTCTGGTATCGCTCCTTATTTATAATAACGAAACAAACGAAATGGAGCATTTTCCCGTTGCCCTGTCATTTAAACGTGGAAAGGGTGAGCTGATACTTGTATCGGCCCCATTGCTGATGACGAACTATATGACCGTCACCGGACAGGGCCATCTGCTTCAGGCCCGCTTGATGGACCGCTTGAAGGCGCATCCAGTCATCCGCATGGAGAGCTACGTTGATCAGGTGGCACAAACGGAGTCGAGTTCGTTTTATGTCTTCCTGAAGCAGCCGCCGCTTCGTTGGGCGCTCTATCTGACGTTACTGGCCGTACTGCTGTTCTGTATCTTCACGGCTCGCCGCCGTCAGCGTGTGATTCCTGTGGTGCAGAAACCACAGAACATGAACTTGGAGTTCGTGCGACTCATTGGTTCCCTCTATTGGCAGCAGCATGATAATGCAGGTCTGCTGTCAAAGAAACTGGCGTATGCCACAGAGGAAATCCGCCGCCAGAACGTGGCCATTTCTGCCGAAGATACAGAACTCCTTGCTGAGATTCGTGAATACGCCTATGGCGGATACGATATCCCCGATAAGACATTGAAATACTATATTAACGAACTGAACCGCATCCTTCAGTCGTTATAG
- a CDS encoding MoxR family ATPase: protein MEQERIDLTQFAERIELLRQQISGVIVGQTENIDLLLTAVLANGHVLLEGVPGVAKTLLARLLSKLIDAKFSRVQFTPDLMPSDVLGTNVFNMKTSDFDFHAGPVFADIVLVDEINRAPAKTQAALFEVMEERQVTIDGKTHPMGQFYTILATQNPVEQEGTYKLPEAQTDRFMMKITMSYPSLDEEVAILERHHTNQRLTSLENIEPVITKEQFIELRQMLDSVFVDPALLRYIAAIVMQTRQSKAVFLGASPRASVALLQASKAYALLQGRDFVTPDDVRFVCPSILQHRLILTAEAEMEGITPLKAVRRLIEKVEVPK, encoded by the coding sequence ATGGAACAAGAAAGAATAGACCTCACGCAGTTTGCCGAGCGCATCGAACTGTTGCGCCAGCAGATATCAGGAGTCATCGTAGGACAGACAGAGAATATCGATCTGTTGCTCACTGCCGTATTGGCTAATGGGCACGTGCTGTTAGAAGGTGTGCCTGGCGTAGCCAAGACGCTTTTGGCCCGTCTGCTGTCAAAGCTCATCGATGCCAAGTTCAGCCGCGTGCAGTTCACCCCCGACTTGATGCCCTCTGATGTGCTGGGCACCAACGTGTTTAACATGAAGACCTCCGACTTCGACTTCCATGCAGGTCCTGTCTTTGCAGATATCGTGTTGGTCGATGAAATCAACCGTGCCCCTGCCAAGACGCAGGCCGCCCTTTTCGAAGTGATGGAAGAACGTCAGGTCACTATTGATGGTAAGACACACCCCATGGGGCAGTTCTATACTATCCTGGCTACACAGAACCCTGTAGAGCAGGAAGGTACGTATAAACTGCCAGAGGCGCAGACCGACCGTTTCATGATGAAGATCACCATGAGCTATCCCTCATTAGACGAGGAGGTGGCTATCCTGGAGCGTCATCATACCAACCAGCGCCTCACCTCACTGGAGAATATTGAGCCCGTCATTACAAAGGAACAGTTCATCGAACTGCGTCAGATGCTCGATAGCGTATTTGTTGACCCAGCCCTGTTGCGTTATATCGCAGCTATTGTGATGCAGACGCGTCAGAGTAAGGCTGTGTTCCTTGGCGCATCACCACGTGCCTCTGTGGCTTTGTTGCAAGCTTCTAAGGCCTATGCCCTGTTGCAAGGCCGTGACTTTGTGACGCCTGATGACGTTCGCTTCGTATGTCCCAGCATCCTGCAGCACCGTCTTATCCTTACTGCTGAGGCCGAGATGGAGGGCATCACGCCTCTGAAGGCTGTGCGCCGTCTCATTGAAAAGGTGGAAGTGCCTAAATAA
- a CDS encoding DUF58 domain-containing protein, with product MYLRYRFYYLLSAVILIIALGYAVSPLFIIGRILFWLLVALVVTDVVLLWSRRGIQAFRTLSPRFSNGDDNPVSIRLESTYPFAVHVDVIDEVPHVFQRRDILFNASLRKQGEATVTYQLRPTERGIYSFGRVRIFASTLLGLVERRFTCCEPQDVKVYPSYMMLRQYELLAMSNNLTEMGIKRIRRIGNNTDFEQIKDYVVGDDYRTINWRATARRHQLMVNVYQDERSQQVFSVIDKGRMMQQAFEEMTLLDYSINAALVLSYVTINKQDKAGLVTFADEFGTFVPASKQEGHMQTIQEALYAEHTQFGETDYSALLAGLSRHVTHRSLLILYTSFTSMAAMRRQLPYLRQLALRHRLLVVFFEDEELSQFIVHNSQFIVNSNQNSHLPSFNSPSTESVYQHVIAEKFAYEQRLIVQTLRQYGIQSLLTTPRNLSVDVINKYLEIKTKM from the coding sequence GTGTATTTAAGGTATAGGTTCTATTATCTGCTCTCTGCCGTTATTCTGATTATAGCCTTGGGATATGCGGTATCGCCGTTGTTCATCATCGGCCGCATCCTCTTTTGGCTATTGGTGGCATTGGTTGTGACGGATGTGGTGTTGTTGTGGAGTAGGCGAGGCATCCAGGCCTTCCGCACCCTCTCCCCCCGTTTCTCTAATGGCGATGATAATCCTGTGAGCATTCGTTTGGAGAGCACTTATCCCTTTGCTGTTCATGTCGATGTGATAGATGAGGTGCCTCATGTCTTTCAGCGCCGTGACATCCTGTTTAATGCCTCTCTGCGCAAACAGGGCGAGGCTACCGTTACCTATCAGCTGCGCCCCACGGAACGTGGCATCTATAGCTTCGGTCGTGTGCGCATCTTTGCTAGCACTTTGTTAGGACTGGTAGAGCGCCGTTTCACCTGTTGCGAACCGCAAGATGTGAAAGTCTATCCCTCTTATATGATGCTGCGCCAGTATGAATTGTTGGCTATGAGCAATAACCTCACGGAGATGGGTATCAAACGCATTCGCCGTATCGGTAATAATACCGATTTTGAGCAGATTAAGGACTATGTGGTGGGCGATGACTACCGCACCATCAACTGGCGCGCCACTGCCCGTCGCCATCAGCTCATGGTTAATGTTTATCAGGATGAGCGTTCTCAGCAGGTCTTCTCAGTTATAGATAAAGGTCGCATGATGCAGCAGGCCTTCGAGGAGATGACTCTTCTTGACTATTCTATTAATGCCGCTTTGGTACTTTCGTATGTGACTATCAACAAGCAGGACAAGGCCGGCCTGGTGACCTTTGCCGATGAATTCGGCACTTTTGTCCCTGCTTCTAAACAGGAAGGTCACATGCAGACCATTCAGGAAGCCTTATATGCAGAGCACACACAGTTTGGCGAGACCGACTATTCTGCCCTCTTGGCAGGCCTCTCACGCCATGTGACGCACCGCTCGTTGCTGATTCTCTATACCTCGTTTACGTCAATGGCAGCCATGCGCCGTCAGTTGCCGTATCTGCGCCAACTGGCCCTTCGTCATCGTCTCTTGGTGGTATTCTTCGAGGACGAAGAGCTATCTCAGTTCATAGTTCATAATTCACAGTTCATAGTTAATTCTAATCAGAACTCTCATCTTCCATCTTTCAATTCTCCCTCCACGGAGTCTGTCTATCAGCACGTCATTGCCGAGAAGTTCGCTTACGAGCAGCGTCTCATTGTGCAGACCCTTCGTCAGTATGGCATACAAAGCTTGTTAACCACGCCCCGTAATTTGTCCGTTGACGTGATTAACAAGTATCTGGAGATTAAGACTAAAATGTAA
- a CDS encoding C10 family peptidase, translating into MRKILPLLLLFVTMMAWAGNVSQEEALQKAKAFMNSRHTTKTQQKMRLAAKSTQINSKITTAAEQEHFYVFNAGVNDGYVVISANDRTPAILGYADEGTFDVNNIPESMKAWLQNYADQIAYLESNASVKRAATAEHAAIKPLVKSTWDQGAPYNSMCPMDGSKRSVTGCVATAMAQIMNYYKYPGKNTVMIPAYVTYSKQMSIDSIMPTTIDWAHMKDNYTGSETQTEKDAVAMLMKMCGTALEMNYSSGGSSASSEYVADVLKAYFNYDAGTMSITRDDYRASEWDEVIYNELANKHPVLYGGQSIGGGHAFIVDGYDKEGLYHVNWGWGGSSDGYFLLSILDPGSNSGIGASSSTDGYSFGQDANIGVQPNTGVAPVKEIKMTTYFMQADQTIITKTNNTFPISYTTEIRNYMGEKYAFEVGVGVYDMDNNLKHASFQWNTELSNGWGYSAAQLNCNVPALPDGTYIITNISRKKGTTKWYQNKNSYLYYITATVSGNKMTLQNPIMDLSGTIKVSGNMEAKCKQTATATITNNGSFFNDVIYMLIDDEEVGARYFEAASGESLDLTMTFTPKTAGTKNIVFATKQYLYNQATSQWDVYYTDVATTTTEINPAMTNDLTLSNGTVMNASNKNIYDKVARIQFTATNNNNSEYYNEIRLWSLWNDGTGASRTYYYQRSVDETVRLAPGETRTIEMEIPLNTDGKYWFNVSYKTDGNFISEDNINDNRNINLLSYSVTIPEPTPEEVSVAPVTVVKENPGIYDMQGRRINNSQMKKGLYIINGKKVVIK; encoded by the coding sequence ATGAGGAAAATATTACCCCTTCTTCTCCTGTTTGTTACCATGATGGCATGGGCAGGAAACGTATCACAAGAAGAGGCTTTACAGAAGGCAAAGGCCTTTATGAATAGCCGACACACAACAAAAACGCAGCAGAAAATGCGACTGGCAGCTAAGAGCACCCAGATAAATAGCAAGATAACGACTGCTGCCGAGCAAGAACATTTCTACGTGTTTAATGCAGGAGTAAACGACGGCTACGTGGTAATCAGTGCCAACGACCGTACACCTGCTATCCTGGGCTATGCGGATGAAGGTACGTTCGACGTCAACAACATTCCCGAAAGCATGAAAGCATGGCTGCAAAACTATGCTGACCAGATAGCATATCTTGAGAGCAATGCCTCAGTGAAGAGAGCTGCTACTGCTGAACATGCTGCTATCAAACCGCTGGTGAAGTCAACATGGGATCAAGGTGCGCCTTATAACAGCATGTGTCCTATGGATGGTTCTAAGAGAAGTGTGACGGGCTGTGTAGCTACAGCTATGGCACAGATCATGAACTACTACAAATATCCAGGAAAAAACACGGTTATGATTCCTGCATACGTCACTTATTCTAAACAAATGAGTATTGACAGTATCATGCCCACAACGATTGACTGGGCACACATGAAGGACAACTATACCGGCTCTGAGACACAAACAGAGAAGGATGCGGTGGCCATGCTGATGAAAATGTGCGGCACTGCCCTGGAAATGAACTATTCTTCGGGCGGTAGCTCGGCCTCATCAGAATACGTTGCCGACGTACTGAAGGCTTACTTCAACTACGATGCAGGCACCATGTCTATTACCCGTGACGACTATCGCGCTAGCGAGTGGGACGAAGTCATCTATAACGAGCTGGCTAACAAACACCCTGTGCTTTACGGAGGACAATCCATTGGTGGCGGTCATGCCTTCATCGTAGATGGCTACGACAAAGAGGGCCTGTACCACGTCAACTGGGGATGGGGCGGCAGCAGCGACGGCTATTTCCTGTTGTCTATTCTGGACCCAGGCAGCAATAGCGGCATTGGTGCCAGCAGCAGTACTGACGGTTATAGTTTTGGTCAGGATGCCAATATCGGTGTGCAGCCCAATACTGGCGTAGCACCTGTGAAGGAGATTAAGATGACAACGTATTTTATGCAGGCAGATCAGACTATTATTACCAAGACGAACAATACCTTCCCCATCAGTTATACCACAGAGATTCGTAACTACATGGGTGAAAAATATGCCTTCGAGGTAGGTGTCGGTGTGTATGACATGGACAACAACCTGAAACATGCCAGTTTCCAATGGAATACGGAATTATCAAACGGTTGGGGCTACAGCGCTGCCCAACTGAACTGCAACGTTCCTGCCCTACCCGACGGTACTTATATCATCACTAACATCAGCCGTAAGAAGGGCACCACAAAGTGGTACCAGAATAAGAACTCGTACCTCTACTACATCACAGCAACCGTGAGCGGTAATAAGATGACACTGCAGAACCCGATAATGGATCTTAGCGGTACGATTAAGGTGAGTGGTAACATGGAAGCTAAATGCAAGCAAACGGCAACGGCTACAATCACCAACAATGGCTCTTTCTTTAATGATGTCATCTATATGCTGATTGATGACGAGGAAGTAGGTGCACGCTATTTCGAAGCAGCTTCTGGTGAGAGTCTTGACCTGACGATGACATTTACGCCAAAAACAGCAGGTACAAAGAATATCGTCTTTGCTACCAAGCAGTACCTCTATAATCAGGCTACAAGCCAGTGGGATGTGTACTATACTGACGTAGCCACCACAACCACAGAGATCAATCCTGCCATGACCAACGACCTGACGCTGAGCAACGGTACAGTGATGAATGCCTCAAACAAGAATATCTACGATAAGGTGGCACGTATCCAGTTCACGGCAACAAATAACAACAACAGCGAATATTACAATGAGATTCGCCTCTGGTCATTATGGAACGACGGAACAGGTGCATCAAGGACTTACTATTACCAGCGTTCGGTTGACGAGACGGTAAGACTGGCACCAGGCGAGACAAGAACCATAGAAATGGAGATACCACTTAATACAGACGGTAAATACTGGTTCAACGTGTCGTACAAGACTGACGGTAATTTTATCTCTGAAGATAACATAAACGATAACCGCAACATTAACCTCCTGTCTTATAGCGTGACAATACCAGAGCCTACGCCTGAGGAAGTCAGCGTGGCACCTGTCACAGTGGTGAAGGAGAATCCTGGCATTTACGACATGCAGGGCCGCCGCATCAACAACAGTCAGATGAAGAAGGGGCTGTACATCATCAATGGCAAGAAGGTCGTGATTAAGTGA